One genomic region from Clarias gariepinus isolate MV-2021 ecotype Netherlands chromosome 20, CGAR_prim_01v2, whole genome shotgun sequence encodes:
- the LOC128508279 gene encoding uncharacterized protein LOC128508279: MIKPLLFDLNIKTKLHSESGIKSRGHFIQETGTGKIKSAKMRQTSQKIPLIVVLSIFVGSTRELEIFKPSGTRKPCEDLCGKQAYDYTTSGKLCTGTCDRQGSDYFWCSTKDGWDYCSVTENTDYKGHPCRDDHPCKKYGKSYTWCYNKKGSWGYCGLVHSVEEPKTLLRISSKHRSECRDECLYDEKEKYFWCNTDKGWDYCSPLPDTTYKNEPCRSDHSCGTHGYKYNWCWTNSEYDYCGVIRPGECKYSYTGNKENQSNVAMLSCTASYSGSNTETKFDTEPDPIEIADGSRWGREVTSLIARWHSGYLTEDPSFPVTTDNLRINLLGVVRKENLQYYQVEIHTKAEKSGRNSRLAQVLVPVGSSVPSRYVRTALAESFRRRARITLEVADYFESGSV, translated from the exons ATGATCAAGCCCCTCCTCtttgatttaaatataaaaaccaaGCTGCACTCAGAGTCAGGCATAAAGAGCCGAGGACACTTCATACAGGAGACAGGAACTGG aaaaataaaaagtgccAAAATGAGACAAACGAGTCAAAAAATCCCCTTGATTGTCGTGCTCAGCATTTTCGTCGGCTCGACACGGGAACTGGAAATTTTTAAGCCTTCCGGTACCAGGAAGCCATGCGAAGACCTGTGTGGCAAGCAAGCATACGATTACACAACGAGTGGGAAACTGTGCACAGGGACATGTGACAGGCAAGGGTCTGATTACTTCTGGTGCTCCACTAAAGATGGTTGGGATTATTGCTCAGTAACAGAGAACACGGATTACAAAGGCCATCCATGTCGAGACGACCATCCGTGTAAGAAGTACGGCAAGTCTTACACCTGGTGCTACAACAAGAAGGGCAGCTGGGGTTACTGTGGATTAGTGCACAGTGTAGAAGAACCAAAAACACTATTGCGTATAAGTTCAAAACATCGGAGCGAGTGCAGGGACGAATGTTTGTACGATGAGAAAGAGAAGTACTTTTGGTGTAACACAGATAAAGGCTGGGACTACTGCTCTCCCCTACCTGATACAACCTACAAGAACGAGCCGTGTCGGTCAGATCACAGCTGTGGCACTCATGGCTATAAATACAACTGGTGCTGGACAAATTCAGAGTATGACTACTGCGGGGTTATCAGGCCAGGGGAATGTAAATACTCTTATACTGGGAATAAAGAAAATCAGTCTAATGTTGCAATGTTATCCTGCACGGCGTCATACAGCGGAAGCAATACAGAGACCAAGTTCGACACCGAGCCAGACCCTATAGAAATAGCAGATGGCAGCCGTTGGGGAAGAGAGGTGACAAGCTTGATTGCACGATGGCATAGTGGTTACCTGACTGAGGACCCCAGTTTCCCGGTCACTACAGATAATCTGCGCATTAATCTACTGGGCGTGGTAAGGAAGGAAAATCTACAATACTATCAAGTAGAAATCCATACTAAGGCAGAGAAATCTGGAAGGAACTCCAGACTGGCCCAGGTTCTGGTACCTGTAGGAAGTTCAGTCCCGAGCAGGTATGTGCGTACAGCTTTGGCCGAGAGCTTCAGACGTCGGGCCAGGATTACTTTGGAAGTGGCAGATTACTTTGAAAGTGGATCCGTTTGA